catACATTGTCTTAAGTCAGTGTCACCAAAGCCAACTGAGAAAAACCATGGTTCAAAAGCCTCCACACAGTTCCCCACGAGGCCAACCTGTCCCAAACCACTTCCCTGAAAACGGCATTAATGAATATTTGGCAGACAGAGCCTCATCTGTCAATACATTTTGAGAACAATCGCAGGAGATGATGCGAGCCAAGCACTTAAGACCTGAGACTGAACCCAAAGGCCCAAGAGGTGAACAAGAGTTCTGTTATGCATCTGACAACTCAATCCAGAATGTCAAGGACAACAGGTTGGTGGTtaaatgaagaagaaatatttttgctcttatGATCACCTTCTGAAAggctttaaaaatatacattgtgtataaaacatttaatgaaactGTGGAGCCAGACTTTAAAATCTAAAGGACCCAGTCCAGAGATTGCCTTTCTTTTCTCCATATTCAAAGCACACTATGgatgaatatttaacaaaatttgttttacaagCATAAGTGTtggttacaaaacaaaacaaacaaaaaaaaaaaatcaaatctttaaaGACACCAGTTTTATTGCACATCTATGCAGACAGTGTGCGGAAATGGCAATCTGTATATGTGGGTGTTAGAAACCTCCCTCCAGCTACTGCTCCTCTTCAAGTATTTCCAGTCGACGTGGCCCGTACAGTAGAACGTAAGCTATATGCCAGTCTCCACCTCCAGACAGCCGCAGGATGTCTTCCGGTGAGACCACACTCACCTTGTCATCGTCAAACTTGATCCACTCGTCTGTCAAAAGACACACAcacggaaaaaaaacaaatagattctTAAGCTAGTTGTCCAACGCCATCACATGGTCATTTGTGAATCTTCAACTTTCAACTTGCTGATGATACGACAGAGTGTCAAGGGCATTGTGGATAAAAGAACAAGATTTATTgtataaattcatttttacatatttgcaagaaaaattttatattcTCTGATGTTGAAAAATTGGGAGATTTGTTTGCCATAATTGGAGGCAAAATTCTCTAATATTAAAACTAGGATTGtaaagtcagaagaaaaaaaaaaacaatttgagattctaaagtcagatttttacaaaaaaaagggaCTATTTTCCAACAGTTTAAGTGGAAGGTCTGTTCTCATCCATCCTCCTGAGTTTTATGTATGGCTACAACCGTAGTGATTAACACAATTAGTAGGAATGGGTATAGACTTAaacttttagaatatttttgtcaCGGTTATCAAAAggacgacaaaaaaaaaaaatctccaagaCAGAGACAAATCCCTGCATTCAgtccaaaagaaaataaagcctACTTTACTGCAGCAATTACATTGTGTGATGTAACTTTACTGTCATGTACGGTacataatattttgtattaaataatattgaaaagcAGACCTTGtgttaattaatattaatataaagaaaactgtaaaagagccaaataatcaaaaatttaCTGAGGTTTTGAACACTTTCAATAACAGTTTATAGTCACAGGATGTGATTCTTATTAATTTGGTTTTCATGATGATTAACCAAATCATCAGAAGACAGCACAAACACGCACTGTAAAGAAAGTTTTTCTACAGCCTTGGGTGGCTCTGGTTATCACCAACAGATGTGGTTACCTTCTTTCCTCTTGACCCATCCCACATAGTGGCCTGATGAGCTGGAGCGACCTTGGTGAGTCAGTACAGCCTGCAGGTTGTAGTAGCCGCTGTTGTTGGAACCAACGTCTACagaaaggtaaaagaaaataagcacAATTCCTTAAATTCAATTTACGCTATTTAAATGggctctgcaaaaaaaataaacatattaaaagttAAATCTATAGTTGTGCATGGGATGATGTGAGATCGTCTCAACATACCATCTGGGAAAGAGAAAGGCTCATATTTTACTTCCTTTGATACATCTGGCTTCTTCAACACCTAATGGAAATCAGGAATATACACACATGTTAGCATTTATGATGAAAagaagtttatttctttattaataaaacaaaaagcatcaacATAGATTTGTGTCACcttttgctgttgtttctcCAGCTTCTTGTCCTccatttctttaaactttgacCTGATTGGCAACATTTTCTCCTGTAGCTCCGGAGTGAGGAGCTCGTATACGTCCAACATGAGAGGGAACTTGACATCCtttgcaattaaaaacaatatttacagataattaGATTTAACTAAGCCATCACTGCAAGATATGTTGCAAATGAAGAACAACAATGAGGACAAACCTTTAGAACTTTTGCATTCACAGACTCCTTCTCCTTGTAGAAAAATCGGACCATTTGAACAGTTAAATAGGCAGGGAGACGGCTAAGTTTTGACTAGAGAtaggacaaaagaaaagcagctgtaAGAGAAATGTCCCATTTCAGTTGGATAACTTCAAAAGAAGATGGCAGAAGGAGATCATACTTACAGATTTGATATACAAAGCATTTCTGTCCAAAGTTGGAgacatttttgtgatttcttccTGCAGTCTCTGGGAGTAAAGAGAGAAACAGGATCAGCTCTTCATCACTATGACTACGTCCTCTGCAGGTCCACAGCCTGATCAACTTCATGTTGCATcgcactgatgcagtaattaATGCAATATTCAAGTTTTGAGAGCATACTTTGTACTGTACAGATACTAGAGCTGCTAACAGTTATCTTAGCAATCCAATAATTATCAATTTTTATGATGATTAACTGATTTgttgggataaaaaaaacaatggcatATATGTAATGTTAgacatacattaaaatatgcaaacaattcaattaatttctttaataagaaaattaaCAAGCTCTtgcataaaatgcaataacagcattcctttagtgtgtacttgatcatttgtagcaaaggatgcatatgcaaataaaaaaaaattcctcaaacatcaacatgtgaaaagctcagcgcTTTCTGCTCcatttaacagaaacacagcatgCAGCTAATCTGtacattattttttagattaaccaGTTAGCAATTGGACAGCAAAAAAGTGCTTAATGTGagattttatcttttacatttgaaccaggtgaaactaaaGCTATGCAACTGGAGTTTTAAatggaacatatttacaaagctTTAGTagatcttaaatgcaaaatgtataatttttttgtgcagtaattattcctcttttctattttgataTTGTACTCCATTTAACAACTAATCAATTACTAAAGTAGTTGACAATTATTCTACCAattgattcatcacaattacTTGTTGCAGCCCAAACCGGCACATACTTTTCAAACAGTGAACATTTATTAATGATTGTGATCTTCAGAGAATCTGAGTTTTGAtggtaaacattaaaaattagtctaaataattttctaattgAACCCTGGCAGGTCTTCTTTGTCTGAAAAATCCCCGTTGGATTTTAAGGAGTGAAATTAAATAGTACGTACCAGTCGCAGTCCTGTTGCAAGGTATTTGACTTCTTGGTTAATAAAGCAGCTGAGCTGGAGCTGGCTTTCTTTGCCCTTGATCGGCTCTTCTTCCTCAGATTCTGTGCATTTCATGCTGAACTAAAGAGTTAAGTCAATCTCCAGTACATTCTTTATTTCTATGTTTCACTTCAATCAAAAAACTACAATCAGGAAGGAAACAATATACTCTTGAGACCAGAATTTATCAGGTTACAGTTTTCTCAACAAAGAGCAAGTGTAGTTTCAGACATGCTGAAAGGATACGAAGTTTCAAATTCTACACCAAAATACTGGTCAATAAAGTTCTTCTTTGTAGACTCGGAGGCAGCTCCACCTGCTGACTCAGTCTAAGCAGGGAAAGCAAACAGACAGACACATTTTGATGTGCATAGCAGagtccacaaaacacaattGAAGCACATGTAAAGAAATCAAATCATAAGAaagattaatattattaattgcTCTGCCTCCATTTCACCAAATTAAAGAAAGGTTTACCTCCATGGAAGTCACCGGCTCCAGTGGTTCCAACTTCTGCTGAAGTACCCTCATCATCTGGAGCCAGCACTCATTGGCAtcctagaaaaataaaataataaataataaaaaatatacaaacagaCGCAATCTTGGGCAACTGTATGCAACAATGACATGAACTCAGCAGATTCTGACCTGTTGCAAGTACTGTCCTTGGTCTCCCTTCTCAGCAAACTGTGGAAAGGCCATGTGGAGAAACTGCAGCAGGATTATGGGAGGAAGGCTGGACGAGGTTTTGTCCATAGTCTCATATAAATCACGCATGGCTGAAGTTGAAAAAATTcaagacatatttaaaaaaaaaaaaaaaaaaaagtttgcagtAGTCAGAGAAATTGAAATGGCGCATTGAGCAAATAAAATTGCTACAAACCTGCTGTGATGTATTGGGCTGGAGCATTTGCTCCTGAAGATCGCAGGGCACCCGAATACCTAGAAAGAGTAAAAGAGAATATTGACatgtaagcaaaaaataaactaactaaTTATTCAACACTATACATTAAGCGCTTGGAAATATTAATTCTGCGATGTATCCGTCTAAATTAAATACCTCCTGAGAGCCGCTTTGAGCTCTGGCACCGAGCGTAGACACTGCACTGTGGCGTTCATGTAGCAGGTGTTACCCAAGTTTGTCAGCCCACAAGGAAGCTCCATCTGAACAGAAAAGTCACCAACACTGACATCAGTTTTTGGGTGGTTTGTCTGTTTGTAAGGAACTATTAATTTGTGAAATCCGCTGACCGCTGAAGCCAGCTGCTCCTCAGTCATATCCTCTACAAACATGGGCCGAACCGCCGGCTCCTCAGGCAGGGCTTCTGCGGAGCCCATCATCAGCAGAGTCATTCCCTAGGAAAACACAGATACACATGCAAGTTCAGTGAGTGTGAATGTTCTGCTGTAGGCTGGGAGGAAGTGGGCATTTATAATAGTGTttattaatgtgaaaatattatgATATAAAATGTAATCTATTGTGAGGATAAATTGCAAATAAAGACCTCTAAAGCCTGTAATTGGTGTGAATCcaggattttaaaaacttcagatgtgtttttatgaagaaatttagatttttttcaaaactgccaCCAGGGACAAGACCAACCTGATTTTTGAAGTGTATTTTATTATCAATGTTACAATTTTGACTACAATAACAATACAACAAACTATTGTTGAGGATTCTGGAAACAACTTTGTGTAGCTCTCATAACATATGCATTTCAATGAAACACAATGTTGACATGCACTgcttttttatcttgttttttgtgtattttattgccTATGACATGGACCGATATGTCTCATTTAGATGCAACTCcacctcccccccaaaaaaaacatacttctATGTAGATAGATAAGATAAATActcacatttttcagtttaatgtttCCCCACTCGTCATCCTAGAATTGagagaaaacattaattaactGAGATACAGAAGACATATTTAATCAAAGCTTCAGGAAGCTCCAAATGTTATGAGTTCATAAATACTGTTACAtctgtttttgccattttaaagcaaacacacactgacCATGATTGTGATCATTAAAGATGCAACGGTAGATAATCTTAACATGTGATGTGATCTTATTCTCAgtgtatattttttaagaaatctgtaaactaaataaataaaacaacagtaaTAATGAAAACTGTCTCATAAGCTTTTTAAAGCAATCTAGAATCAGTGGATGTAATTTTgaataaacatgttgaaaatcGTCCATCAGAAGAAACCTTATCCCTAAAGCGTAACCTGTAGCAGTGTGTTTTCTTGTTACCTTCAGGGTGCCTCCCTTCACCATGACTTTCTGTCTGTCAGGCTGAACTCCTGTCAGGGCGAAGAGTTGAGCCTTGAAGACCATGGGTGGCTCCTCGGTGTTGAGCTCTACTGCATCAAACTTCTCTTTGCCCCATTTCACATTGACTGAAAGCggataaaacaaattacatcGTATGTTTGAGTTACGTGTTAGTAGTGGGGACAAAGTAGTGTATCTAGAATGGGTTCTGTATGTGTGACACCGCATCTTGTGCTTCAAGGAATCAGGCAGCTAACCGGGCAGTCCTTCTGAGTTGGTTTCATCCACAAAGGGAGAAGCTAACCATTATATTGTTGTCCACTAAAACAATTTTGTTGTGATAAATCACTTGACTGACTTTTGAAATATTACCggtttaaaaatagtaaaaccaTGCCCAGTAATAAACAGTTCATGGTAAACAAGCAGCTGTAATGAAGTTAGCCATAAATGGGCTAACTTTGCTGAAAATGCTACCGCAGTtggcattttaaagaaacacgTCCGGTCTATGAAGAtgataatgtaaaacaaattaacctTCAACTTGCTAAAacgttttaaatgtgttttacttaTTGGTGGTTGTAGATAACCAGGTAAACACACCAACTTTAGTGTTGCCAAACTAGACTAGCTTGTTTGGTTTACTTGAAAgtgctagttagcatagccggGAATGCAAAACACATTGTAAAGTTGAACATATATACTTCTAAAACACAATATAGCCAGCCAAATGTGTACGCATATTTCTTTCGCAACATTGTTTCCAGGAATAACTGTTACAGCTTTCTGAAAATATAGACGGTCTTCCTAGaactgttagcatgctaactgcaTATCATGCTACACGGCTAAGCTAACGTATTTACGATGCTTCACTAAAACACGTGTAAGGATTCGCGCTTTCGTTGTAATTTTAATGGCAATAACAACAAATACGCTGCGCTTGTTTTACATCATACCTGTAAACACCGGCATGGTTGGCagtctttgttttcttggaGTATCTGATATTGTTTTTCCCGTGTCAGTCTGCTGGAGCGCGAATGAAGAGTTGGCTAGTTCTCAGTCTGAACTTCATTCAAACAGGATGACGCTGCAACAACACGCTGGGAACTTATCGATGCGCTCGACAACATGTTAGCCATCCTGCTGGATACCTCTCCGCTTGTCTGAGCTCATTCATGTATTGAGCAAAAATTTATTTGGTGAAGATCCAATTGCAACATCAGAAAACGTAATACTGGGGCCAATCAATAAACTAGAAcataattgaaaaatataatttcagctATGAAATTCAGACAGTGAATTAACATTATCCGGTGTCGTTAATAAAAGCCGtacatttaattaatcaaaatatgtCAGACACTACTGAAAATTGTCAGGCACTAGCAGCTTCTACAAGGAAAGCAAGCCACAAACTGTGGTAATGACGCTGACTAGACAGCATGTCATTTGAAAGTTAAGATGCACAAGCAACAAGCATAACCAGACATTTGTGGGTCACCCCTAAATGTAAAACTCTATGAATAAATACTAGTACACACACTTGTACGTTTTACTGGCCTGGTTTCCCCTATGAAGAATCTCTGGAGGTGCCGCTACTCTTAAGAAGCTTTTCCATGATTATCTTTAGTAGCTCATCTATAGCATTACTTATTTGCTTAGTTTAGTATGACTGAAAATggactggatttatttattttttccgaTAAAGtgaatcaaaatgtttctatatAAATAGCTGAAATTGAAAACCAAATTACCtttcatgtgaaaaagtttaatgactACGAGTCACATCAGTCTTCCCCAAGACCTAAGGACTCTAGatttaacaaactttattgaGTTTTACTAATACTGAAATAGGTATTTTAAGACAATTAGACCATTAAAGTTAACATACATACTTGACATGTATAATTGTGTGCCAAATATTTATTCTGATAGAGCCAAATAGATTTGGCTTTACTCATCCACTTCAGAATTGCTTACACCAATTTTcaattattaaatcaaaaactTACAGGAACAGATAACAGTAAAGCAAAAGACCAAGGGACAAACCTCTCATTCAGGGACTCAAGTGTTGTGATTGTTTCAAACATCCCTTCAAATGCTCAGATATAAATTgagaaataaagtaaacaaacatgatAAAGATATGTTTATTGACATATCCATCAGTGCGGGGTCCAATGCAAATTACCCATGCAAATTATCCAACACAAGAGATCATATTTCcagtgctttttctttttttactgaaacgaaaataaaaatcttacaaagGAAAGACTGTGAAGGTATTCCATAAtccttttgtctttctttatgTACACTCTATAGGGGGATTTGCAATAATTGAACTTAACACAGGCGATACAACTTGTCTTTGTTATTATGTCAATCATTCACACAGACTAGTTTTGCGTAAACTCTTTGTGAAACTTCTAATATGACATAAACCAAGTTTGGAAGCTTTGTGTCCATAAAGAggtattttaatgtatttatatatatttaatattcataACCAGACAAAGAATGTTCTGATAAAAACCAAACCGGCtgcaaattctttaaaaaaaaaaaaaaaacgacaatgGAAGAGTTAAGATTTGTCTTatgttgcaacaaaaacaaaacaaacaaacaaaaaaaactgatatgGCAGTAAAATCAATATCCAAACGTTAAGGCACAAGGTGGGCCAAATGCTACACCTGTTTAGTCTTCTACAAATAATTTACACTCAAGTCAAACAGTGcagttttacatttgttaacttaatgttttccttttgagCCATTTCTCTATCAACCAGTATAAGGCAAtacattacaaaaagaaaaaaaatattacagagaCAATgtaccaaataaacaaaaaacaaaatccgtTAAGTTTTGACTCCTATATGCCAATACAGCCGAGTTCTCCTTATGGCTTggagcaataaaaataattataataaaaataatgcatagATTTAAATGATGATCTTGCATGCTCTGTTCTCAATACTCAAAACATCTAATACTCATGTCCCCCACGAAAAAACGCTGCTCCAAACCTGATAACTGAGTTGCAAAGTGATAagaacaaaaaggcaaaaaggcCAACAACAATAGTTAGGTGAAGGCATcgtgtcaattttttttaaagttggaaaCAACTGTTGCATTTAGCTGAAATATCCATCAGGTGGGGAAAGAAATGACTACACAGATATATCTACTTTCCACCCCTGAGGTCCAACGTTTTACTGCAGATCTATATTCCCTGTATAACAGTaccataaaatgaaaacacacttGCAGGTGTCCATACACTCCCCCCTTTCCAGGTTCCATTAATATTTGCCACAAAACTTGAAGCAGAGAATGCCAGAGTGAGTGCTTCCGTTTCTGTTGTCCGTTCTTAGTTCAACACAAGTGCGCCATCTTCTGGCTGCAATGTAAAACTGTGAGTTCGTTGAGTTTGATGACACTTCTttaagagaaggaggaggggggaaaGCAGATGGAGTCGATTCCGCCTTTTAAAGTCCATGATGGCGCGCCGTGTGACGTGAACTGCAGTTTTCCAGCGGCTTCTGTTCTgcaattttgagttttcaatacatttttaatatactACAGCCTTTTTTTCCCGTTTTTGTTGAGAAAAGAGGGAAAGTTTTAGAGTCCAGAAAAAGTCCCAATGGTTCAGATGGTTAGCtgaaagacagaagaaacaccagtaaaaaaactatttatctttACATTTGTTAGTGTTCAGTCGAACAGATAATGCAACTGTTACCAACTCAAATCTGGCTCAtgcttgacagaaaaaaaatctgatacgGACAATTCTAATGAGAGTTGCAAAGTATATAGTTAGTTCACGAATCCCAAACCACCTTGATGTcaattagaaaaaacaaatccgAAGTGTCAAACTGCACAGATCCCaggaggaagggaaaaaaacccaacaaccaggaaatctcatgttttttaaaaaaaatgacccaGGAGcgcaattaataaataaaaaagattggAAGGTCAGaaggaaacatctaaaatacaACATCAAGACTTTCTGAAGAAGTTCCTGTCAACAAGTGCTTGATGTTGTGTCTGCTGCTTGGAGGCTGGACTGCGCTCTGCTACAACacaggaaacaaacagcagGTCATGTGACTGACTTTACCACATCTCAGCCTTCAAGCTGGggctgaaaaaaatcaactttatgaCTACAGCATATCCTCACTTactgcccccccacccccaagaAAAATGCTACGTAGAGACTTAAAGTTATTGCAACATTGAAGCTGTAAAATTATGTGCAAGAGGTGTGATAAACAAGAACAATTTAAAACCCTGAACAACAGTTGCACAGTAAAGTTACCTCAGCTTTGCCGTATTGCTTTTGGGATTTTTGCGGAAGGACTGGTTGGGTCCAGAGCGAGTGGACATGCTACGAGGCGAGACTCTAGAAAATGTTGATGGGGGGGTCTTAGGAATCTTCTTTCCAAGGTGGCCAATCCATTTCTTTTGCTCCTCTTGGGTCACAGCCAGTAACAGCATGTCCCGGGCAGAGGTCACGTCGTAGTTCACTGTTAGAGATAACAGAACAGACTGCAGATTAACACTCAAACCAGGCAATTGGGCTCTCCAATGTGAAGGTTGAAGCAACATGTTTAACAGAAATAAGTTATATTTAAACCATGATACCACTATAGGTGAAgcttcagggtttttttttttcagtgcgaCCAAAAGTTGTtcatgtacaaaaacaaagaatttatttgtaatcaaatattattctaaagtaaaaagtaatttacaccagtggtccccaacctttttagtacagcggaccgggccaagccttcgtaaattcctgcggaccggggggggaggggggggggggttcgtgcgtgcgttgtgaagatcgaaggggggggggtgcgcgcgttgtgagctagcgcatgactcaaacctcggcatccggtgtacgattttcaaaataaaagctcctccatactcaatacatagaacggacatatttaattatttcttgcgcggcccggtaccaattggtccacggaccggtaccggtccgcggcccggtggttggggaccactgatttaCACAACACATGGCTTGGGTAGCTGACTTGCACAAGGCACGGCTGTCACAGCTTCTCTTTTTTAACCATTTGATTAAATGGTCCCACTTCAATCTCAATTTAGAAATTTCATTCTCAATATTTCTacctcagtgtttttttgtcatttggatTTTACAACTAAAAGCAGGTGTGCAACAACAAACAATTCCTCCCCAACTTTTTTTCTCCTAGAGATGCTTTAAGATCAGTCAAAACATgagtcttaatttttttttatgaagctggaaaaaaaaaagaagaagaatttgacactaaaaaaaaaaaagttattgtcCAGTGACTATAGGAGAAATAGGGTCACGATTTATAAAGTTTTactatttaatttccttttgggatcaatacatttttaaaattttttaatttgttttccagacaatGCAGGAACCCTGTACCACTGGTTGTAGCAGGTGTTTATTCTTTACATTTGCTTTAGTCTTTGAATAAAACTTCTAAATAACAATacatattataatgttattataACGTTGATACCCAATATCTTATATTGTTTCCATGGATATAGTAGGTTGTGTTCTAGTTTTAAATAACAGCGTTTAACATGTAAATACCATCCTATGGTGTAAGCATTGTTTTACTCAAGGTTTTAACTGCATCAGAATGGAAAGGTCTGGTTATGTTCAGCAAATTCTAGACTTTTTTGGGCTCAGCGTCCAAAAGGCGGGACTTCACCTTTGCAAGGAGCAATGACGTCCTCCTTTTTGTCGAGGTGATCCTTGTGGCACTTCACATGGCAGCGGCGGCACTCCAGAGCCGGAGGAGGCTTGAACACGTGCCACAGGGGCTTGGCACAGGCCTCACAGTTGGAGGGGAAGTGATATAGTGTGGGGATGAACTCGTGACCCTTGTGTGCGAGACAGTTGGTCTTTTCGCCCTGAGGGACCGGCTCCAAGTCCGCTTCCTTCCTGCACTCTCCCTCGTTAGCGTACAGAATCTGAAAAAACAAGCATACAAAAATCTGAGCCTAATGGAAACGTGGCAGGATGAAGAGTAACGGCTGCCATCTTGGTCGCAAGCAACCAACCTGGAATATCCGAGGAATCTCTTCCGTTTCGGCTCGGTACACATCTCCTTGAGTGACTGGTCTCACATGAAACAGTTTgctaggaaagaaaaaaaaattacagaaattagAACCGACAACAATACAATACATGATTAActagtttcagtttatttttttgtgtagaCGGAATACcatgcaaaatttaaataataggAACAAATGAGTACTCACTCTATATCAAGTAACATGGAGGGGTTAGACTGTTCTTTATCTTGCTCATCATTGTAGAACAGAATCTTCTTACTGCTCACCACAACATACTGCAATTATCCAGAACACAGTAAGTGGAACTTTCGCTTAACAGTCAAAAAGTTGGAAGTTGAGTCAGATTTGAAAAAGAGCAAGAGTACCTGTTTTTTCCATCCATATCGCTTAATATTACCACGATTAGGAATGGACAACCAACCCTCCAGTCTGGATTCTGAAAAGAAATCCACATGCAAACAATTAGCATCTATGTGGTTCGTGAAGCACACTGGGAGAAGGCCATGCAGCAATCAGAAATCAACTGGGGCAAAACAAAACTCCAAGGCCGTACTATAAggctgctgtaaaaaaaaataaaaaaataatatatatatataacaaggTTTAAGGAGACGGCACTGAAGCCAGTGACAGAACTGTAAATATCCCATGCAGGAGGAAATTAAACAGAGTTAGCAGTTTTTAACAGCAAGtttgtggaatattttatttagacagGGTTCCTGCAAGATTACTTATTAGTCctttatgttcatttttatatgtaaaatacaAAAGGCAAGCTTAAAAAGATGTGACCTGCAAAAATTCCAAACTGGAAGGAAGGTCAGACAAAAAGAATAATCAGGAACACgttggaaaagacaaaaagataagGAAGACAGGGATGTGGGACACAAGAAAAGAAGGGGAACAAGAAGGtcagagaaggaaggaagaaaggaaggaataatgaaagaaagaaaggaagtaacaaaaaagaaaaagatggcaGAACACAGGAAAGAAATGGAGATAGAAACAAGGAGAGCAGGCAGGAGAAGGATAGACAGACAATATGAAAGACATAATGAGGCAATCTAGCAGTTGAGGAAGTAAAGAaaggaaatgacaaaagaacaaattaatgaaaatggaaaagacaagaagaaagggacacaaaaaaataagtaaGAACATAAGGTTGGgaagaagagcagaaaaaatgtCCTAGGATAGAAAGATGCCAAGAAGCAAAggacagaaggaaagaaacatttAGACAATGGGATagggaaaaaaatctggaattACAATTTTTGTTCTGTAcaccatgtttcttttttttttttttttcaaacttttacggacctggaaaatactgaaatcaaaCTCTA
This is a stretch of genomic DNA from Gambusia affinis linkage group LG12, SWU_Gaff_1.0, whole genome shotgun sequence. It encodes these proteins:
- the usp14 gene encoding ubiquitin carboxyl-terminal hydrolase 14 encodes the protein MPVFTVNVKWGKEKFDAVELNTEEPPMVFKAQLFALTGVQPDRQKVMVKGGTLKDDEWGNIKLKNGMTLLMMGSAEALPEEPAVRPMFVEDMTEEQLASAMELPCGLTNLGNTCYMNATVQCLRSVPELKAALRRYSGALRSSGANAPAQYITAAMRDLYETMDKTSSSLPPIILLQFLHMAFPQFAEKGDQGQYLQQDANECWLQMMRVLQQKLEPLEPVTSMETESAGGAASESTKKNFIDQYFGVEFETSMKCTESEEEEPIKGKESQLQLSCFINQEVKYLATGLRLRLQEEITKMSPTLDRNALYIKSSKLSRLPAYLTVQMVRFFYKEKESVNAKVLKDVKFPLMLDVYELLTPELQEKMLPIRSKFKEMEDKKLEKQQQKVLKKPDVSKEVKYEPFSFPDDVGSNNSGYYNLQAVLTHQGRSSSSGHYVGWVKRKEDEWIKFDDDKVSVVSPEDILRLSGGGDWHIAYVLLYGPRRLEILEEEQ